A portion of the Blastopirellula sediminis genome contains these proteins:
- a CDS encoding DUF1501 domain-containing protein codes for MTSPHDLAVGSRRHFMATSAMSLGSLAFSWMQQQEAWAAEQIKPPIGPQVFDTTPKIPTAPPRAKAMISLWMQGGPSHHDLFDPKPEMKKYDGKVFPGELKQDNAAQASSKVFASPWKFSPSGQCGMELSELLPHLQSVADDICLIRSMKTGVNNHGQSIRALQGGRITGGRPTLGSWMTYGLGSEADNLPAFVALIDPGQLPVLGVENWSNGWLPSIYQGTVIRPTEPRILDLTPPAHLKGLAQTKSLEYLEQLNSRHVGQFSDVSDLQARMASYELAAKMQMAATDALDLSQETEATKKMYGIDQKETTDYGSRCLIARRLIERGVRFVQVYTANQLWDSHGRITTLLPNACKKVDQPSAALVADLKQRGLLDETVVHWGGEMGRLPVVQNDAGPDKIGRDHNTYGFSMWVAGGGFREGYVHGKTDEWGHHAIEGVVNHFDYHATLLHLFGLEHDKLTFRRSDRDQTLTDGQPAQIVRELLKA; via the coding sequence ATGACTTCACCCCACGATCTTGCTGTCGGAAGTCGCCGTCACTTTATGGCGACCAGCGCGATGAGTCTTGGCTCGTTGGCTTTCTCCTGGATGCAGCAGCAGGAAGCCTGGGCCGCTGAACAAATCAAACCGCCGATCGGGCCGCAGGTCTTCGACACGACGCCGAAGATTCCGACGGCGCCGCCGCGCGCGAAAGCGATGATCTCGCTTTGGATGCAAGGTGGTCCCAGCCATCACGACTTGTTCGATCCGAAGCCGGAGATGAAGAAGTACGACGGCAAGGTCTTTCCGGGCGAACTGAAGCAAGACAACGCCGCCCAGGCGAGCTCCAAGGTGTTCGCGTCGCCGTGGAAGTTTTCTCCCAGCGGTCAGTGCGGCATGGAGCTTTCGGAACTGCTGCCCCACCTGCAGTCGGTGGCGGACGACATCTGTTTGATTCGCTCGATGAAAACCGGCGTCAACAATCATGGGCAATCGATCCGGGCGCTGCAGGGAGGTCGCATCACCGGCGGTCGACCGACGCTGGGAAGTTGGATGACCTACGGATTGGGCTCGGAGGCGGACAATCTGCCGGCGTTCGTGGCGCTGATCGATCCGGGCCAACTGCCGGTGCTGGGAGTCGAGAATTGGTCGAATGGTTGGTTGCCGTCGATCTACCAGGGAACCGTGATCCGACCGACGGAGCCGCGGATTCTCGATCTTACGCCGCCAGCCCATCTAAAGGGCTTGGCCCAGACGAAGTCGCTGGAATACTTGGAGCAGTTGAACTCGCGCCATGTCGGGCAGTTTTCGGACGTTTCCGATCTGCAGGCCCGGATGGCGAGCTATGAGCTGGCCGCCAAGATGCAGATGGCGGCGACTGATGCGCTCGACTTGTCGCAGGAAACCGAAGCGACCAAGAAAATGTACGGCATCGATCAGAAAGAGACGACCGACTACGGCAGTCGCTGTTTGATCGCGCGGCGCTTGATCGAGCGCGGAGTACGGTTCGTCCAGGTCTATACGGCGAATCAGTTGTGGGACAGCCACGGCCGGATCACGACGCTGCTTCCCAATGCGTGTAAGAAAGTCGATCAACCTTCCGCCGCTCTGGTGGCTGACCTGAAGCAACGCGGCCTGTTGGACGAGACGGTCGTTCACTGGGGGGGCGAAATGGGACGCTTGCCGGTCGTTCAGAACGACGCCGGTCCCGATAAGATTGGCCGCGATCACAACACGTACGGCTTCAGCATGTGGGTCGCCGGGGGCGGTTTCCGCGAAGGATACGTTCACGGCAAGACCGACGAGTGGGGGCATCACGCGATCGAAGGGGTGGTCAATCATTTCGACTACCACGCGACGCTGCTCCATTTGTTCGGCCTGGAGCATGACAAACTCACCTTCCGCCGCAGCGATCGCGATCAGACCCTGACCGACGGGCAGCCGGCGCAGATCGTCCGCGAACTGCTCAAGGCGTAG
- a CDS encoding YebC/PmpR family DNA-binding transcriptional regulator, giving the protein MGRSFENRKHAIAKTAAQKTKLYSKFGKMIYVAAKNGVPDPESNPTLKAMMEKAKREQVPAHVIDKAIEKAKGAGGEDYSESRYEGYGPGGCSVIVDCLTDNANRTITDVRNCFTKTGSKLGNTGSVAHLFDHLAVFRFKGGNQDQVLEACLEADVNVEDVEEEDGYLTVFAAASDYFKTKQALQETLPDVEFEVQEITFVPQSTSELSEDEAKTFEKFMDLLHDCDDVQNVYHNAKLPD; this is encoded by the coding sequence ATGGGACGAAGTTTCGAGAACCGGAAGCACGCGATCGCCAAGACGGCCGCTCAGAAGACCAAGCTCTACTCCAAATTCGGCAAAATGATCTATGTCGCCGCCAAGAACGGCGTCCCTGATCCGGAGTCGAACCCGACTCTGAAGGCCATGATGGAAAAGGCCAAGCGTGAGCAAGTCCCGGCCCACGTGATCGACAAAGCGATCGAAAAGGCGAAAGGCGCCGGCGGCGAAGATTACTCGGAATCGCGGTACGAAGGTTACGGCCCCGGCGGCTGCTCGGTAATCGTCGACTGCCTGACCGACAACGCGAATCGGACCATCACCGACGTCCGCAACTGCTTTACCAAGACCGGCTCAAAGCTGGGGAACACCGGTTCAGTCGCCCACCTGTTCGACCACCTGGCGGTCTTCCGCTTCAAAGGGGGAAACCAGGATCAGGTTCTGGAAGCCTGTCTGGAAGCGGACGTTAACGTCGAAGACGTGGAAGAAGAAGACGGCTACTTGACGGTCTTCGCGGCGGCCAGCGACTACTTCAAAACGAAGCAAGCGCTCCAGGAAACGCTACCCGACGTGGAATTCGAGGTGCAGGAAATCACCTTTGTTCCGCAGTCGACCAGCGAGCTGAGCGAGGATGAAGCCAAGACGTTCGAGAAGTTCATGGACCTGCTCCATGACTGCGACGACGTGCAGAACGTCTACCACAACGCGAAGCTTCCGGACTAG
- a CDS encoding DUF1552 domain-containing protein, producing MPQPISRRTLLKGTGAALALPWLEAMSRSSWGSETLSEPPKRVAFLFVPNGVRSDQWNPAKTEDGSFELTPMLEPLKGVKEEITVLENLWHKETVGRNGHWPKVPAWLSGGFVQRTSGRDINTGGVSVDQVLASKIGDRTPLPSLELGVDAAYTGVDNVGGGFTRIYGSHIAWRDPHTPVPKEIVPRLAFDRLFRTTSAGPVVSGFNPHQKAVADSLARDDASVLDLVLTDAKDLRRKVGEADQAKLDEYLESVRSVEKRIETALKPQKRWINEGRFDVPRPGPGIPESHEEHVRLMLDIMVLAFWTDTTRISTFMLGNAQTGRNFSFIDGVRGSFHGLSHHRNEENERRQYEKIVLWHMTQYAYLIDKMRGLDEGGRSLLDNSLVMYGSSIKDGNTHKEEDLPLLLAGKGGGSFKTNRRITAAKKTPLCNMYVSLLHHMGVEAESFGDSTGPLEGWS from the coding sequence ATGCCTCAACCGATTTCGCGCAGGACGCTGCTAAAAGGTACCGGCGCCGCACTCGCTTTGCCTTGGCTGGAAGCGATGAGCCGCAGCAGTTGGGGCTCGGAAACGCTCAGCGAACCGCCGAAGCGGGTGGCCTTTCTATTCGTCCCGAACGGCGTTCGTTCCGATCAATGGAATCCGGCGAAGACGGAAGACGGCAGCTTTGAGCTGACTCCAATGCTCGAGCCGCTGAAGGGCGTGAAAGAGGAAATCACCGTTCTCGAAAACCTCTGGCACAAGGAAACGGTCGGCCGGAACGGCCACTGGCCGAAAGTGCCGGCCTGGCTCTCAGGCGGTTTCGTCCAGCGGACCTCGGGCCGCGATATCAACACCGGCGGCGTGTCGGTCGACCAGGTCCTCGCCAGCAAGATTGGCGACCGGACTCCGCTGCCGTCGTTGGAACTGGGGGTCGACGCCGCCTACACCGGCGTCGACAACGTTGGCGGCGGTTTTACCCGTATCTACGGTTCGCATATCGCGTGGCGAGATCCGCACACTCCGGTGCCGAAGGAAATCGTCCCGCGTTTGGCGTTCGATCGCTTGTTCCGCACCACCTCGGCCGGCCCGGTCGTCTCCGGATTCAACCCGCATCAAAAAGCGGTCGCCGACTCGCTGGCCCGCGACGACGCCAGCGTGCTCGACCTGGTCCTGACCGACGCGAAAGACCTTCGCCGCAAAGTGGGCGAAGCCGATCAGGCGAAGCTGGACGAATACCTCGAATCGGTTCGGAGCGTCGAGAAGCGCATCGAAACCGCCCTCAAACCGCAAAAGCGCTGGATCAATGAAGGCCGCTTCGACGTGCCGCGCCCCGGTCCGGGGATTCCCGAAAGCCACGAAGAGCATGTCCGTTTAATGCTCGACATCATGGTCCTGGCCTTCTGGACCGATACGACGCGGATCTCGACCTTCATGCTGGGGAACGCCCAGACCGGGCGAAACTTCAGCTTTATCGACGGGGTCCGCGGCTCGTTCCACGGGCTGTCGCACCACCGGAACGAAGAGAACGAACGCCGGCAGTATGAAAAGATCGTCCTGTGGCACATGACGCAGTACGCCTACCTGATCGACAAGATGCGCGGACTCGACGAAGGGGGACGCTCGCTGCTGGACAACAGCCTGGTGATGTACGGCTCCAGCATCAAAGACGGCAACACGCACAAGGAAGAAGACCTCCCGCTGCTCCTGGCCGGCAAAGGGGGCGGATCGTTCAAGACCAACCGCCGCATTACCGCCGCGAAGAAGACCCCGCTTTGCAACATGTACGTCTCGCTGCTGCATCACATGGGGGTCGAAGCGGAGAGCTTTGGCGACAGCACCGGTCCGCTGGAAGGTTGGAGCTAG
- a CDS encoding DUF1592 domain-containing protein produces MANCWISSAVAMEPEAADHFEQKIRPVLTQYCASCHDPEDPDNHILFLKAKTAPEMQHLRSSWGSVSAQLRNRTMPPPDEEQPSEQERLEIANWIDDHLRATACELGPYAGHVTTRRLNRLEYENTIRDLVGPQLGYDESFPTDGGGGEGFNNNGETLFLPPMLMERYVEAAQEILDAAIITPPLRKEFAADRLIPTSESKGEFRPLKPGADLTAGSVIYVAGDYELTAEVRNPSDKELKLVLKLDGLPADRFTLKVKQGDQSLQTTVRLSRGFHAFGIHNPKDQSEFQLLRLKLKEVGIKRPKDAQKFHDRIFQAKEGKYEQSREAAERLLHQFAARAFRRPVTKDELAPFVALYDRASDRQDPYEERIKLALKGILVSPNFLFRMEEAPKSDKIEPIDDFELATRLSYFLWSSMPDDRLIELAKQNKLHETPVLQAEVQRMLQDPKADVFFDTFTGQWLGTKEVGGSVSPINGEYKEVYSSELAADFRAEAIQLMTYVIRENRSILEFIDGDYCFLNERLAKHYEVSGVQGSQLRKVDVTNGQRGGLLGLGGVHMVTSYPQRSSPVLRGAWVLETLLGTPVPSPPADVPPLPKKVSASNAKTFREQLEKHRDNPSCAACHDLIDPIGFGLDNYDLLGRWRDKNENGKPLDASGIMPSGEKFAGPAELKKILLDRKQEFTRQLSRKVLGYALGRSLEDPDSCTIESLVTSLEENDYRMQTLIEQIVLSTPFRNRQLTAAAVSQPSSH; encoded by the coding sequence ATGGCCAATTGTTGGATCTCTTCGGCCGTCGCCATGGAGCCGGAAGCCGCCGACCATTTCGAGCAGAAGATCCGCCCGGTCCTTACGCAGTACTGCGCCTCGTGCCACGATCCGGAAGATCCAGACAACCACATTCTCTTCCTGAAAGCGAAGACGGCGCCCGAGATGCAGCATCTGCGCAGCAGTTGGGGAAGCGTCTCGGCGCAACTCCGCAATCGGACGATGCCGCCGCCGGACGAAGAGCAGCCGAGCGAACAAGAGCGTCTGGAGATCGCCAACTGGATTGACGACCATCTGCGGGCGACGGCGTGCGAACTGGGTCCCTATGCGGGCCATGTTACGACCCGCCGACTGAACCGCTTGGAATACGAAAACACGATTCGCGATCTGGTCGGACCGCAGCTTGGTTATGACGAGTCGTTTCCGACCGACGGCGGCGGGGGCGAAGGTTTCAACAACAACGGCGAGACCCTCTTTCTGCCGCCGATGTTGATGGAACGGTATGTCGAAGCGGCGCAGGAAATCCTCGACGCGGCGATCATCACGCCTCCCTTGCGAAAAGAGTTCGCCGCGGATCGATTGATTCCGACCAGCGAATCGAAAGGGGAATTTCGCCCCCTGAAACCAGGCGCCGATCTAACGGCCGGCTCCGTCATCTATGTTGCCGGCGACTACGAGCTGACCGCCGAAGTCCGCAACCCGTCGGACAAGGAGCTAAAGCTCGTCCTGAAGCTTGACGGCCTCCCCGCCGATCGTTTCACGCTGAAAGTCAAACAGGGAGACCAGTCGCTCCAGACCACGGTGCGACTGAGTCGCGGCTTTCACGCATTCGGAATTCATAACCCGAAAGATCAGTCGGAATTTCAGCTGCTTCGCTTGAAGCTCAAAGAAGTCGGCATTAAACGTCCCAAAGATGCCCAGAAGTTTCACGATCGCATCTTTCAGGCGAAGGAAGGCAAGTACGAACAGAGTCGCGAAGCCGCCGAGCGACTTCTGCACCAATTTGCCGCTCGCGCGTTTCGTCGCCCGGTGACGAAAGACGAACTCGCACCGTTCGTCGCACTGTACGATCGCGCCTCCGATCGGCAGGATCCGTACGAAGAGCGTATCAAGCTCGCTCTCAAGGGGATCCTCGTCTCTCCCAATTTCCTCTTCCGCATGGAAGAGGCGCCCAAGTCCGACAAGATCGAGCCGATCGACGATTTCGAACTCGCGACGCGTCTCTCTTACTTCCTCTGGTCGAGCATGCCGGACGATCGGCTGATCGAATTGGCGAAGCAAAACAAGCTGCATGAAACTCCGGTCCTTCAGGCCGAAGTCCAGCGAATGTTGCAAGATCCCAAAGCGGACGTCTTCTTTGATACGTTCACCGGCCAATGGCTCGGCACGAAGGAAGTCGGCGGAAGCGTCTCTCCGATCAACGGTGAGTACAAAGAGGTCTACTCCAGCGAACTGGCCGCCGATTTTCGCGCGGAGGCGATTCAACTGATGACCTACGTCATCCGCGAGAATCGATCGATTCTGGAATTCATTGACGGCGATTATTGCTTCCTGAACGAACGCCTGGCCAAGCACTACGAAGTGTCGGGCGTCCAAGGGAGCCAGCTCCGCAAGGTGGATGTGACCAATGGCCAGCGCGGCGGGCTGCTTGGGCTGGGGGGCGTTCACATGGTGACCTCTTACCCGCAACGTTCGAGCCCCGTCTTACGCGGCGCATGGGTTCTGGAAACGCTGCTCGGCACGCCGGTACCCAGCCCCCCGGCGGACGTCCCGCCCCTACCGAAAAAAGTAAGTGCGTCGAATGCGAAGACCTTCCGCGAACAGCTCGAAAAGCATCGCGACAACCCGTCGTGTGCGGCCTGTCATGACCTGATCGACCCGATCGGCTTCGGGCTCGACAACTACGACCTGCTGGGCCGCTGGCGCGATAAGAACGAGAACGGCAAGCCGCTGGACGCCTCTGGCATCATGCCGTCGGGGGAAAAGTTCGCCGGTCCAGCCGAACTGAAAAAAATTCTGCTCGATCGCAAGCAGGAATTCACTCGTCAATTGAGCCGAAAAGTCTTAGGTTATGCGTTAGGGCGGAGCCTCGAAGATCCGGATAGCTGCACGATCGAATCGCTGGTGACGTCGCTCGAAGAGAACGACTACCGGATGCAGACGCTGATCGAGCAAATCGTCCTCAGCACTCCCTTCCGCAATCGTCAGCTGACCGCCGCCGCCGTGTCCCAGCCTTCCTCCCACTAA
- a CDS encoding arylsulfatase, whose protein sequence is MNRIIPLLALFVSLAYVHVSQAADRPNVIVVMTDDQGYGEFSCNGNPIAKTPNIDQLAAASVRLTDFHVSPMCTPTRGQLMTGLDAFRNGAINVSSGRTLLRPELKTMADVFRAAGYRTGHFGKWHLGDNYPFRPEDRGFDEAVWFPSSHINSVPDHWDNDYFDDTYIHNTKPQQYEGYCTDVFFREAMKWVDQREDDRPFFAYIALNAAHWPWFVPDQYRAAVRKSVNSHPKVTGHLGPQKKKDLISFLAMGANIDDNIGKLDQFLEANDLKRNTIVVFLTDNGSTMGHDYYNAGMKGHKTQLWEGGHRVPCFIRWPAGLNKPRDIDQLCHVQDLLPTLADLAGAAEQLPPTLDGVSLKSLLQDDKSSAADRTLVINYSRMPTFKVKYTDGNPAIPQRNGACVMWHDWRLLENRELYNVKTDAHQDHDVAADHPEVVAKMRSHLNDWWDGVKEDVLTPQRVIIGADAENPLLLSGCEWLDVFVDQQVQIRRGVLKNGAWQVTVAQPGTYQFELRRWPRESGLKLSEGCPELKVTDGTFVSGAALPIHSARLRVNEEVLELADSNKEGTAFVTQKSLSAGPTELQTYLVDDSGKEICGAYYLYVERLAP, encoded by the coding sequence ATGAACCGAATCATCCCCCTGCTCGCCTTGTTCGTCTCGCTGGCCTACGTCCACGTCAGTCAAGCCGCCGACCGCCCCAACGTGATTGTCGTGATGACCGATGATCAAGGCTACGGAGAGTTTTCGTGCAACGGCAATCCGATCGCCAAAACGCCCAACATCGACCAATTGGCGGCAGCAAGCGTTCGGCTGACCGACTTCCATGTCTCTCCGATGTGTACGCCGACGCGTGGGCAACTGATGACGGGGCTCGATGCGTTTCGCAACGGAGCGATCAACGTCAGCAGCGGGCGTACGCTACTTAGACCAGAACTAAAGACGATGGCCGACGTCTTTCGCGCCGCTGGTTATCGCACCGGGCATTTCGGCAAATGGCATCTGGGAGACAACTACCCATTTCGCCCCGAAGACCGAGGCTTTGACGAAGCGGTTTGGTTTCCTTCGTCGCATATCAACAGCGTGCCCGACCATTGGGATAACGACTACTTCGACGACACCTATATCCACAACACGAAACCGCAGCAATACGAAGGGTACTGCACGGACGTCTTCTTTCGCGAGGCGATGAAGTGGGTGGATCAAAGGGAGGACGACCGTCCATTCTTTGCGTACATCGCCCTGAACGCCGCTCACTGGCCTTGGTTCGTCCCGGATCAATATCGCGCCGCCGTTCGCAAATCGGTGAATTCCCATCCGAAAGTCACCGGTCACCTCGGCCCGCAAAAGAAAAAGGACCTGATCAGCTTTCTGGCGATGGGGGCGAACATCGACGACAACATCGGCAAACTCGATCAATTCCTGGAAGCGAACGACCTGAAGCGAAACACGATCGTTGTCTTTCTCACCGACAACGGCAGTACGATGGGGCACGACTACTACAACGCCGGGATGAAAGGTCACAAGACGCAGCTCTGGGAGGGAGGCCATCGCGTTCCCTGCTTTATTCGCTGGCCCGCGGGACTGAACAAGCCGCGCGACATCGACCAACTCTGCCACGTGCAAGATCTCTTGCCAACGCTCGCCGACCTGGCCGGCGCCGCCGAGCAACTCCCTCCCACACTCGATGGCGTCAGCCTCAAGTCGCTTCTGCAGGACGACAAATCGTCCGCCGCGGATCGGACGCTCGTCATTAACTACAGTCGCATGCCGACCTTCAAGGTGAAGTATACCGACGGCAATCCGGCGATCCCGCAGCGCAACGGCGCTTGCGTGATGTGGCATGATTGGCGCCTGCTCGAGAACCGCGAACTCTACAACGTTAAGACCGACGCGCATCAAGACCACGACGTCGCCGCCGATCATCCAGAGGTTGTCGCCAAGATGCGATCTCACCTGAACGATTGGTGGGACGGGGTCAAAGAGGACGTCTTGACCCCGCAGCGGGTCATCATCGGCGCTGACGCCGAGAACCCGCTCCTCCTCTCGGGCTGCGAATGGCTCGACGTCTTCGTCGATCAGCAAGTTCAGATTCGCCGCGGCGTTCTCAAGAATGGCGCCTGGCAGGTTACGGTCGCTCAACCAGGAACGTACCAGTTTGAACTCCGTCGTTGGCCGCGCGAGAGCGGGCTAAAGCTGAGCGAAGGTTGTCCCGAACTGAAGGTCACCGACGGCACGTTCGTTTCCGGCGCCGCGTTGCCGATTCATTCGGCTCGACTTCGCGTCAACGAGGAAGTTCTGGAATTGGCCGACAGCAACAAAGAGGGAACCGCCTTCGTGACGCAAAAGTCCCTTTCGGCAGGCCCCACCGAATTGCAGACCTACCTGGTGGACGATTCCGGCAAAGAAATCTGCGGGGCCTATTACCTCTACGTCGAGCGGCTCGCCCCCTAA
- a CDS encoding ABC transporter permease, whose product MKTQYLKTLALQYGGLLLVLLAMVGVFSLQSENFFQRSTFTTIANQIPDLTLVAVGMTFVLVIGGIDLSVGSILALSSAVLGALMVDAGWPLWAAIPICLVSGAFCGLINGCVSIGFGIPSFIVTLGMLEIARGVTKVITDSQTKYIGSAVEGIGEPLAYIHFSTAFLLALGAVLAGQFLLSRTVFGRYLIAIGTNEEAVRMSGIRTAPYSIAVFVLSGLLCGLGGLVQASRLSSADPNAAIGLELSAIAACVIGGTSLMGGRGSVISSFIGVLIISVLQTGLAQLGVSDANKQIITGSVIVVAVLIDALRSKLNR is encoded by the coding sequence GTGAAAACGCAATACCTCAAAACATTGGCCCTGCAATATGGAGGACTCCTGCTCGTTCTCCTGGCGATGGTCGGCGTATTCAGCTTGCAGAGTGAGAACTTTTTTCAGCGTTCCACCTTCACGACGATCGCCAATCAGATTCCCGATCTGACGCTGGTCGCCGTCGGCATGACGTTCGTGTTGGTCATCGGCGGCATTGATCTTTCGGTTGGGTCGATCCTGGCCCTTTCCTCGGCGGTACTTGGCGCGCTGATGGTCGACGCCGGTTGGCCGCTTTGGGCTGCGATCCCAATCTGCCTTGTCAGCGGCGCCTTCTGCGGGTTGATCAATGGTTGCGTTTCGATCGGGTTCGGCATTCCTTCGTTCATCGTGACCCTCGGAATGCTGGAGATTGCCCGCGGCGTGACGAAGGTCATCACCGATTCGCAGACGAAATACATCGGCTCTGCGGTCGAAGGGATCGGCGAGCCGCTTGCCTATATCCACTTTTCGACCGCGTTCCTGCTTGCGCTCGGCGCCGTTCTGGCCGGACAGTTTCTCCTTTCGCGTACGGTCTTCGGACGCTACCTGATTGCGATCGGTACGAATGAAGAAGCGGTCCGCATGTCGGGCATTCGGACCGCCCCTTACTCGATCGCGGTGTTCGTCTTAAGCGGACTTCTGTGCGGACTTGGCGGCTTGGTGCAAGCGTCGCGACTTTCGAGCGCCGATCCGAACGCTGCGATCGGCCTGGAGCTATCGGCCATCGCCGCCTGCGTGATCGGCGGAACGAGTCTGATGGGCGGACGAGGCAGCGTCATCAGCTCGTTCATCGGCGTGCTGATCATTTCGGTTCTGCAAACCGGCCTGGCACAGCTCGGCGTCAGCGACGCCAACAAACAAATCATCACCGGTAGCGTGATTGTGGTCGCCGTCTTGATCGACGCCCTACGCAGCAAACTCAACCGCTAA